The Ostrea edulis chromosome 1, xbOstEdul1.1, whole genome shotgun sequence genomic sequence GTTCTTGAAAACAGACTGGTcttaacatatatacatgtatggagagagagagagagaaagagagagagagagagagagagagagagaaccttagtgaaaaggtaaagataacagtgatcaaatatatatatatatttatttgatcactgtttgttatcttcaccttttcactaAGGTTCTCCGAGTTACGAATACTCAACATACTGAGGTTctcttagctgcaataatgtagccctatccaatttttttttattctgacgttttcgggatagggctacaattccataggatctccgtaatggtgcaaaataattttatgaataaccgacaataaactctgtgtattagtcccaaatgttgtttacaccaaaaagagtaccaactttgtgctcgggcttgtctaataaaggtgtttttcattaaatataatgtacagcatgcaaaattcttcgtctgctccgccatgcttgttatcgcgagatctcgtaggtggatctaatgaaaagcctaaacattgacaatcagcgcgaaaatgtagttactcgagccacttcgacaaagaaaggaaaatcatattgttgcagaaagaatttacactctgctgttcggtttttaacttgatattaaattcaaaccttttcaataccgacgaaatagctttcgcctccatacttgtccattgatgtaaatactaccttatatggcatatgcaaatgacttgacaaccggaagttgaaacttcagtacatcaaacatggcgcacaaatatgaatcgagaaattaaaatttatcgaaattgttgaaaacggtagaatagagcctcacaaatctaaagttgcaggttgtaaatttatatattgactaagaaacatagaatatcattttatttacgtaaagaaagtcaggaaatgtttagaatgagcgcaaatgttgcgggagggaatcactcccgcatttgcaccattacggagatcctaaggagttgtagccctctccctaaaaaaaaaaagaaaaaaaaaaaaaaatcagagagggctacattattgcagctaaggtTCTCTGTGTAAGCTTTTCTGTGTTATGAATATTCAACACACTAAGGAAATATTCAACACACTAAACTTCTTCCTGTTACGAATATTCAACACACTAAGCTTTTGTTATTTTCAACATGATAAATATAGAAGTTACAGAATTTTCTTACATTTTAATTAACTTGACAGATGACACCATTACATGAGAATCCTTTATTACATCTCTCCAATCACAGTCATACATgaaacatataaatatcaaatgtcATTAGATGGCTATTATCAGGTGCTGGGGGTTACTTTCTGAAAAGGAAAAAGAATGGTTTTTAGTTTGAGAAGCAGTTTGTTTATTTGCTTCCAAAATATTTACTCATACATCACCAACCGTAGATGAAGTACTACAAATTTCTGGAGAAGCATAGGaacaaaatgacattaaaacaaCATATTCTAAGAGGCATGCTGGACAACAGAAAGGGtgaaattttcaatataatatttgtcattttcaaatcTATAAATTCCTCATTAAATAATCAAATACTTGTACTAAATAATAggtaaataaatacatggaatgataaatgaaaaaaataccaATCAAAATACACCTGGATTTCTTTACATTATGCGCTACATTGAGAAGTAAAAAACTACACCAAATTAAATCCATAGAGAGAATCTATCTACACTTTGTATGTGTATCTGGGATCAGGGTGGaataggaatacatgtatatatataaatacctgTTGCAAGATTCATTGAATAATGGCGttcattgtaaaatgaaaacCAGCAGAATGCAAGGCAGCCTTTACAACATGGTTTCATGGAATTGCATTAACATGTTTTACTGTGAACTTGTATTTTAACATTTAAACTCTGTAATGAACAAGAAACTGATCCTTGTCAGATCTGATTATGATAAAATCTTGTATAAGagaaatcataaaatttaccCCTCAGTGACCTTGATTTATTATACATTTACCCTTAAAATTATTAAGAACCCAGACGTTCAATTAAGATAGCATTCCTCAGTGTTTGATGGAATTCAGATATAGAATATGGCTTCTATGTGACCAAtgtcattgtacatgtatatgatactaAAAAGTATTTTAATAATGACTGTTATGCTGAAGTACCAGTAGGAAAGTGAAGATAGCCTTGTACATGGAAAAAAGCTACATATATAAAACactcctctttgatccactgtaaattgtaggaaaatattagatccctGGGTGAGAACAATGTGAATATCATTAAgtaataatgaagtattgtacaaaattccAAGGCtatatctgataagccatatacaAGAAGAAATGTTCACCAGCTATTTTACATTCCCCACCCTTCTtaaatccactataactttaaggataacaattggaccCTCCTgttccaacaatatgcacatctgcaaatggcaatgaagcattgtacaaagattcaagtctatcggataagccatataggagaattTTACATCCCCTGCCCtgcttagatccactataactttgtaggaaaataattggatcctcacatcctgacaatatgcacatctacaaatggcaacaaagtattgtacaaagtttcaagtctatccgataagccatgcaggagaagtgttcacaagattttgtgacagacagcctgacagaaagtacaaaaacaatatgtctccccctggaagaggagagacataaaaaaattcctggctttaccatatacatgtaggctcTAAATTACGTTAATTAAAACCAGTTTTAATGAAGGCTTTAATCCCACCCCAGTCCCAGACAGGTCACTGCTCTACACCTTCTTAGAGAGCTGTGGGCCCCTAAACCTTCTTAAAGAGCTGCATACCCTCGCACCTTTCTAGAGAGCTGTGGGCCCCTGCACCTTCCTAAAGAGCTAGAGAGTTGTGGGGCCCTACACTTGCCTAGATAGCTGTTGCCTCTACACCTACCTAGACAGCAGTGGGTCCCTACACCTTCCTACAGAGCTGTGGGCCCCTGCACCTTCCTAAAGAGCTGCAGGGCCCCCGCACCTTCCTAGAGAGTTGTGGGGCCCTACACCTACCTAGACAGCAGTGGGGCCCTACACCTTCTTACAGAGCTGTGGGCCTCTGCACCTTTCTACAGAGCTTTAGACTCTCCAAACTGTGCTCTCTAGGATCTCTCACCTCCACAATCAACTGCTAATTTTCTAATTATACCAAAAGGGTACTTTCTTTCCCATTTGGACTCTACATCTGCACATGAAATTATCTTCCTAATCTACCTCACAGTATTTTTTAAGTCACTTTGAATGTACCTGTAATCTTTTCAATAATGCAGCATTTTTattctgaaaatcattttctgCGTTGCTGTAGCCCATTCCAAATCCTGTTCCTACTCCAAATGCAACAGGCCATGTTCTTCCTGTAGATAAACCCAACATGCAACAATGAAACTTCTCACAAAATGATAGTGTAAATCTGGAATATAGTTTGAATGGGGGACCATATGCCTGTCAAGCCAAATCATGTCAAATgcttgaaatttatatttattttttttcaattaggGGAAAGGTTTAGCAACCCTTAGAGATCTATATAGGTCAACTAACAGCTtgaatttttaatatcaaacacTTCCATAACTAAGTTTTGAATGTTTGTACATTTAAAGTTTGAGAGaaggcatatatataatttagtaCTTTAACTGACTTTCTAAGATACAACATTCAAAGGCAATGGGCCATGACCATAACTGGGTCTTGAGCACTGGTGCTTCAGAGGTCAGTCTTCACAACTGACCGACAGGACATAGAACACTTCGAACAAACTAAATACCGGTACAAATGTCCCCACCCAAGGGTCATAACTCTGCCAAAAGTTATCTAACTGAACCCATACACTAGATCAGCATAATCTCATGATAAATCTAAATCCCAAATTTCAATCTAAGCAGAATCTATGAATTGtttgataattttcaaagtcaaaaTGGTTCAACTCTTCCTAGAACTAGAGATTGTTtctatgaaaaacaaatgtctccccagctccacAAATTGGAAGTACTCCAAATGAAACCTTCttcccttaatgtactgcatggtatggaggagaaagcatgagcaggaacatagacattataaactcccataagccacataggagaagtgttaacaaactattttacaccctacacccctcagatccactataactttaagaaaaacaattggatcctcctgtccatacaatatacatatttgcaaatggcattgaagtatcatacaaaatttcaagtctatcagctaagccatatagaagaagcattcacaagctattttaacatcctccatcccttttagatccactataacttttacaaaaataattggatcctcccctCCCACaaatatgcatatctacaaatgacaatgaagcattgtacaaagttttaaatCTATCCTATaacccatataggaggagaagtgttcacaaactatattacatcctccacccctcttagatccactataactcttacgaaaataattggatcatccCATCCCccaaatatgcacatctacaaatggcaatgaagcattgtacaaagtgtTAAGATGATCCGACaacccatataggaggagaagtgtatacaaactattttacatcttccacccctcttagatccactataacttttaggaaaatcagtggatcctcctgtcccccaaatatgcacatctacaaatggcaatgaagcattgtacaaagtttcaagtctatctgataaccaatataggaggagaagcattcacaatattttgtgacagacagacaaacggaTGGAGAGTACAAAagcaatatgtctccccctgaaagggGGAGACATATTTATTTGACCAGAATCAAGTACTAACTCTGCATATTTTCAGGATATATCTATATTCCAAATTTCAATTGAAAATGTCCATGATGACTGATATAATAAGCAGAATTGTGAATTCTTAGaaattttctaagtccaaggggcataactttgcaatttttttaaaatctaaaccATATATGAACTTGACCTATATACTTTCGTTTCATATTTATATCTCAAATTTCGATCAAAATGTCCATGTATGACTGAGATTATGAGCAGAAATTTCTGGCATTTATCAACAATATTGTCTTTGACAAATGCTTTTAATTACTGGCATGCGCTGTAACTCTTGCAGCCTTGTTAACCTTAAGTGTTTTTGAGACCCTGAATACAAAGCACATATTGTATGAGCGATTCAAGCTTAAAGTGAACAAGACTTCTGATTATAAACTTTAACATTTTGTGCGAAAAGGACATGTAAGAATTTCACCCATCCACTCTTCCCGAGTTTCTTTTGGAACATATTTTGGCTGTGTTCCTTTTACGTTTTCAGAGACTTGTGCTTGATTCATGACTGATCAAGAGTGAACTTGATATTGCACAAGAAAGCGGACATTGTTGATTCCTACACTGTACCTTGGTAAACAACCCATGAGTATTTGTGACATTGCGTAGTGCTGGCGGTTAACATTATTAATAAGAAATTTCTGTCCTTTTAAGGCATTAGTATCTATTGGGGATATCTATCGTGAAATGCAAATGGATGGCAGCCGTTTCTCAAAGCTGCATCTGACTTGGATGCAATACCAGTATATATCAATTGCTTAATTTGGGTGCAAGGGTAGGATGGATCTGCATGCTATATAGTTaaattaacagcttgtaaaatGCCTCTTGGGATTGGGGTAATATTTATTCTTTAAGAGTAACGGGGGTTGGAAGAACTCGGATATTACCACAATTGAGGATTTCATTTATGTCTGGCTCTAAACTCTGGGTATTCCACCCTCAGTAGTACAGGTGGGGGGAGGAAGACATATGGGATGTGAGGGTCACCTTTGTTTACTTTAGGGGCCAGATTGACCCTTGAGGTACCAAGGGCAAGTTTCGGGCTTATCTGGTACCAGGGGAGGCGGGACAGAATGCGGACCTGAGTCAGTACTTGATTTCCTTTTCATATGTGTTATTCTCTCTTGTTATGGTACCAAGAGGTCTTGCTCAACACGGTTACCCATGAATGCGCCTTCTACAAATTGAAGGCCGGTGGGCGGTGGCCCTTCAGGCAGTTTGTGATTCTCTGGGTTCCTCCAGGGAAACTTACACATTGTATAAATAGATTGTGACAAATACTCGCCACAAAATTGTAACTGCTCTTGTTCATTCAATAAAGgtttacatacatttatatatgatttgttgttttagtTGCTGCATCTGGAATTAATAAGTGAAAGGGGCACATCTCTGTCAAATATTATTCAACCAGAACTAAAGAAGGGTTTTATGATTAATATCATTGTCATATAGGATTTATAAAGGGCTAAATATAAAACTACTCTAAAGCATGCTACaggattataaaaaaaaaatgcaagtAAATGGACATAAACTTATAGAATATACAAAATAACACAGGGTCTATAAATTAAAATGAACGGACTCTGAATTGTGTTGGAATGACGGAAGGACTGAAAAGGGTAACACTACATGCCTCTGCCATTTCATGGTGAATGCATAGAAACAAGAAGTCTATACTCACTCTTC encodes the following:
- the LOC125663888 gene encoding MICOS complex subunit Mic10-like, which encodes MASKVRSEDEYGGKVNRAIVDTGVKMATGLLVGGVFSLVLLKRRTWPVAFGVGTGFGMGYSNAENDFQNKNAALLKRLQKVTPST